In Verrucomicrobiia bacterium, the genomic window CGTGTCGCTCACGACCCCGAACGGCGGGGAGACGCTGGGAGTCGGAACGCCTTATGCCGTAAGCGGCTCAGTCTTTGGCCCGATTACGAGCGTGAAGCTCTATTATTCCACTAACGGCGGCCTGACCTATGACTATGCCATGGAAGGCTGCTCGGTGGTGGCCGTGGCGGGCGGCGCGTTCAGCTGCAACTGGAGCGTGCCCGACAAAATCGGCTCGAACCTCCGCGTGAAGGTTGAAGACGCGAACAACCCGCTTGTCTTCGACGTTTCGGATGCGAATTTCTCGATCAAAGGCAGCGCGGTCATCACGGCCCCGATCTCGACCTCGGTCTGGGGCGCCGGCGAAAGCCGCAACATTATCTGGAACGCGAACGGCACGATCGGCAACGTCGATCTTTTCTATTCCAACGACGGCGGCACGAACTGGACCACGATCGCTTCCGGCGTCGCGACCACACTGGCGGTCGGGAATACGTTCAACTGGACGCTTCCCACGGACAACATCGTTTCCCTGAACGTCAAAGTCAAATTGCAGGGCAACGGCCTGATTGCGCCTGCGATTTCGGACGCGTTCACGGTCAAAGGAAAAATTACGCTGACCTATCCGGATGCGGCCGGCATCGAAACCACGCTGGGCGGTACGCTGAATGTCACCTGGACACGCGCAGGCGACATCGGGCCCGTGAAGGTCGAATATTACGACGGGACGAGCTGGTCCCTGATTACCATGAGCGCGCCCCAGGACGGCCCGTACGCCATGCTCCTCGACGCGCCGAACACGACCCTGGCGACGGCGGGCGCTTTGATCCGCGTTTCAGATCCGGACGACGCGACGGTTTCCGACACCTCCTCCAATGCCTTCAAGGTGCTTCCGCTCCTGCAGGTCACGGCGCCGGCCGGCGGCGAATCGTGGAAGGTGAGCGACACGCATAACATTACCTGGAACTTCAAAGGAACGAACGTGGCGACCGTCAAAATCGACTACTCGAAAGACGGCGGCGTCACCTACAACGACGTGATCGCGGCATCGACGGCAAACGACGGCGACTTTGCATGGCTGATTCCGGACAGCATCACGGCGGCCCCGAGCGTGAAGGTGCGCATTTCGAGCCTTCCCGAAGCCGATCTGTTTGCCGTGCGCGCGGTGTCGAACGGCCTTTTCAAAATCATCGGCGGCCTGCTGCTTTCTTCGCCGACAGGCACGGACAAATGGGGCGTGGGCACGGCCCATGACATCAAATGGACGCGCACGGGATCGGTGGCGAACGTCCGTCTCGATTATTCCACCGACAACGGCACCACCTGGAACCAGATCGCGGGTTCGGTTCCGGGCGGCCAGGGCGACACCGGATACACCTGGACCGTCCCGAACGCCGCGGGCATTGTATCGACGACGGTGAAGGCACGCGTTTCCGATGTCACGGACGCGAGTGTGTTCAACGTTTCGCCGACGTTCTCGATCACGCCTTCCTTTATTATTACGGCGCCCGCGCTCGGGCAGAACGTGCCGGTCAACAAGAACTTCACGATCGCGTGGACGCGCCAGGGCCAGAACCCGACCGTGAACCTCTATTATTCCAAGGACGGATTCTCGGGCCCCGGCATTCCGATTGCGCTCGGCGCTTCGAACAACGGTTCCTATGCCTGGGCCGTTCCCGATTTTGCCGAGCTGAGCACCGGCCCGCTGCCTTTGCAGGTCCGCGTGGCCTATCCCGCTGACGAGACCGCTTATGACGATTCGGATGTGTTCCATGCCGTTGCAGGCTTCACGGTCGTGTCGCCGAACGCGGCGAGCGACAAATGGGATGTGGGCAGCGCGCAGACGATCCGCTGGAAATCCACCAGCGCGAATTCGCCGCAGGCCAAAATCCGGTATTCCGTGGACGGCGGCGCGACGTTTCCTTTCACCCTCACTTCCACGGCGGGCAACAGCGGCGCGCCCGATGCGGAACGCACCTGGAGCTGGCCGTCGGTTCCGGATACGATCACGTCTCAGTTCAAAGTGCGTGTCGAAGATGCGAATGATGCGACCGCCTTTGATGATTCCGATGCCAACGCCAAGATCAAGGCTTATTTCGAGGTCCTGACGCCGTCGGCCGTGAACATTACCGCCACCGTAGGATCGACCTACAACATCACGTGGGGATGGGAAGGTACGGTCACAGACGTCCTGTTGTCCTACTCCAAAGACAATTTCGCCACTTCGTCGACGATCAACGGCGGCCTTCCCACGGCCAATGACGGCGTCTACGAATGGACCGTCCCTGACGACATCACGTCTTCGCCGCTGGTGAAAGTGCGCGTCCGCAGCAGCCTTGATTCGGATGCGGTCGACATTTCCGACAACGCGTTCAAAATCCGCGGCAATTTCACGATCACCAAGCCGAACGGCACGGACCGCTTCAAAATCGGGTTGAGTGATACGATCCAGTGGACGACGGTCGGCAATATTCCGAACGTGCGCGTGGTCGCTTACTCCACGCTGCCCGGAGACACCGGGTTCCCGTACACCGCGGCCGCACCGCTCGTCATCGCCAACAGCGTGGCGAACGTCCCCAACGGCAATAAAACCTACACCTGGTCGCCGATCCCGAACATGCCTTCGGCGAACCTGCGCGTGCGCGTCCTCGACGTCAACGATACAACCGTCTACGACGATTCGGATGCCGATTTCCGCATCCAGGGCCAGTTCACGGCCACCAATCCCATGTTCACCGCCGTGCCGGTGGGCTCGACGCAGACGATCACCTGGACGTGGGGCGGCAGCATGCCGAACGCGGTCATCGAATACTCCGTGGACGGGGGAGCCTACGTTCCCATCCAGGAAAACGAGGGCACGCCCAATGACGGCATTGTCACCAACGACGGGTCCTTTGACTGGGTTGTGCCGGACACGATTTCCGCAGACGTGAGAATCCGCATCCGCGATCCGTTTGACAACGAAGTCCAGTCTGTCACCAATCCCTTCAAGATCCACGGCTTCCTGGACTGGACGTTTGCGCAGCCCGCGCAAAAATGGGTCGTCAATGAGAACCATGCGCTGACCTGGACTTCAACGGGGAGCATTCCCAACGTCCTGATTGAAGTTTCCACCAACAACGGCATGAACTGGTCTCCCATCAAGGAAAACGAGGGAACAGCCAATGACGGCATCGTTCCCAATACCGGCACTTACACCTGGAACATTCCCGACACGCCGTCGCCGACCGTCAAGCTGCGCATCTCCGATCCCAACGATCCGACGACGGTCAAAGACGTGACCGGTTTCACGTTCACCATCGACTATTACTACATTACGTGGCAGGTGCGCGACCTCCTGACCAACAACAGTCTGGACCAGTTGACCGTCTCTTCGAGCGACGGCTGGAACGCGTCGGCGCTTAACTCGCCGGTCGTCCACGGCCATCCGGCCGGCACTTACGTCGCCACCTGGACGCGCGTCGAATACGGCGACCAGCAGGTCAACTTTGTGGCCGACAGCGACCAGACCGTGACGATCTTCATGGAAACTCAGGTCGTCCACCTTTGGGAATCCGTGACGGAACTGGCTTATAACGCGGCCGCGGATACCGTCTCCATCGCTTCGACGCTGCGCCGCGATGGCAGCACGGTTTCGGGCGTGGTCAGCTGCACCATTCAATTCTATGACGCGGGCACGCTCATCAAGCAGTTCGACAACAACGGCGCCCCCGATGCCCAGGGCTTTTATAATTTCAACTGGGCCGCTCCCACCGGCCTGCAGTCCGGCAAGGTTTATAACGTCGTCACCACCATGAGCATCGCTTCCGGCGGCGTGTTCAAGACGCCGCGCACGTTCAACATCACCGACACCAAAAAACTGGAGGAGGTGTCTTCCGAAGTCGCGTCGAAGATCGACGTGCCTCTGTCCCAGGTCCGCGACAGCATTTCGAATACCGTGACGAACCAGCTCAGCGCGCAATCGGTCGTGATCCAGGGCCAGCTTGACGCGCAGACGACGGCTCTCAGCTCGCAGTTGAACAACCAGACCTCGCTCGTCTCGAACAAGCTGGACCAGCAAACCACCATTATCCAGACGCAGATGAACACCCTGACCGGTTCTCTCGTCAGCCTCGAGAACGCGACCACCGAGGTCCAGAACGCGACCGACGACGTCAAGTCAGCGACGTCTGACCTCGAAGAAACAAACATGAAATTTGCCGGACGCCTCCTTATTCCCACGTCCGTCCTGCTCGGCGACGACTTCGTCATCCGTTACCGCGGCGGCAAGACGGGCCTGATCCCGTTCCTGCGCGTCCTGAGTAACGAGGGTGAGCCCATCCTGCAGCAGCAGCCCATGAAGCCGGTGCCGGACGTCGAAGGCCTGTACGAATACGTCTTCCCGAGGATCAGCACCGCGGAATTCACGGCGGGCAAGGCTGTCACCGTCATGGTCGAAGAAAACGAGACGGGCAATTTCGAAGCCGGATCGGTCTTCATCGAATCCACGACGCTCAGCGAAGTGCAGGGCCTTGTGGCCGCGGGCATGGGTAAGAGCAAGGAACTGCAGGAAATCAGCGAGCAGATAAAAGGCGTTTCGAACGTGGTTTCCGAAAAAGGCTACATCGGCCAGATGCTGGAAGCGCTCAAGAAGCAGGTCACCGAGATTCCCGAAGTTCTGCGCAAGGACAGGTCGAACAAGAAAATGCAGAACCAGATCCAGGAAGTCGCCGAACAGATCAGTACGCTGGCCGGAGACAAGGGCCTGAATCTGGGCGAGCTCATGGACGTCAGCGTCCAGGAAGGCCTGGAACAGTCCCCGAGCCTGCGCGAAATCCGCAAGCGCTCCGATAAGATGCAGGGCGCCATCGAAGTTGTCCAGCAAACCATTGAACGCGAACTCGTAAACGATGAAACGCCGATCGTGGAAGTCGTTTACTCATAAACGGGCCTCGCGCCCCGGAGAAGCAACGATGAAGACCGTCCCGTCCGCCGCCCCGCAAAAGAAGAGTTCCCCGCGCTTTCTCATGGCCGGCCTCGCGCTTCTCGGGCTGGCGTGCGCGTCCATGGCCACAGCCCCGGACCTGCGTGCGCAGGAAGCCGAACGCGAGCCGGTCACGATCAGCGTGGTCGTCTCCAATCCGTCCAAGGAAAAGACGCAGACCATCCCGGTCAAGATCGACCTGCCGAAGGAAATCACGCCCTCGGAAATCGTCGAAAACGAAGGCCTTCAGGTTCAATACGACGACCAGCGATCCATTTATTTCCTGTACAACTCCAAGGTGGAACTCAAACCCAAACAGACGCGCGTTTTCAACGTCCAGGTCAAAGACGTCTGGTTTATCCCGAAGTCGGCGCTCGCGGAGGTAGGATCCGAAGCGCAGCGGCTGCTCGCCCGCCTGAAGGGGACGGAGTATTACGATTCCGGCAAACGCCTCTATGATCTCATCGGCGAAAAGGTTGCCGGCATCGAGGCCAAGCAGAATGACGAGACGCTCGGGCAAAAGCAGCGCATCGGCGCCTACCGCCTCAATCTCCTTGCCATGGAAGAGATCAAACAGCTGCTCGAGAAGATGGAAAAGATCCTGACGGTGACCGGCGGCGTGCCGACTCCGAACATTCCCGAAAAGCTGAAGTCCGACGCGCCGTCGGCGAAGACGACCTGGATGATTATTTTCGCGATCCTGATTTTCGTGGGATCGGTCGGATTGGTTTTTTTTGTCACCTGGTACCGGAAAGCCGCGGCCGAAAAAACGGTCCGCGACGAATCTCAGGGCGCTATGCCCGGCGATTTGCCGGGAGAGGACGTGAGAAACCGGGTGGCCTGATAAACCCTTCAACCGCGCGGCCGCGCCGCGCCGGAGGTAGGAGAAGTGCTGAAGGTAGTGTTGTTCAGTTCGAAGCAGATGATTTACGAAGGGCAGGCGCGAAGTGTGACCCTGCCCGGGGAACAGGGATGGTTTGAAGTGCACCCCTTCCACAAGCCTCTGCTTACCCGGCTCAAGGCCGGCTCCCTTCTCATCGATAAAACCCCTTTCGCCATCCGGCATGGCGCCGTCAAAGTCAAAAACAACGAAGTCGTCATCATGGCAAGGCCGGTGGGCGCCCTATGAGCCGGAACATCGCGCTGACCATCATTTTCATCATTTGCATCCTTGGGCCCTCGGGCGTATTCGCGGCGACCGGTTTTTCGAGCATCCAGGCCCTGGGCAGAAATCCGTCGGCGGCGCCGAAGATCATGAGCGCCATGACGCTTTGCCTGCTGTTTACCGAAAGCGTGGCGATCGTCGCCTTTCTGATCGCCTGGCAGTTGTTCGCGCCTAATTAAGGAATAACGACCGGGCCCGGGTGACGGGGCCCAAGGAGAAAAAATGCCTTTCGTCGGAACGTTTTTGTTTCTGCTCATTTTTTGCGGGGGACTGCTTTTCATTATGAACCGTGTCCTGAACACCCAGGCGCACCAGGTCACGCGCCAGCTCATGACCATTTCTGAAGAGCAGGACAAGAAAATCACGGAGCTGCAGAAACAGGCCAAGGACAACGAGCTCAAAGCCGCCCAGCTCATCAATGAGGCTCGCCAGGAAGCCGAGCGTGTCAAAAAAGAGGCGCGCGAAAAGGCGGACATGATCCTCGATCAAATGCAGCAGCAGGGCCGGACCGAGGCCGAGCACATCGTCAGCGAGGCCGTGAAAACGCGCGACGCCATGCGGCAGGAAATGGTCCAGCAGATGGAAAAAAAAGTGGTGGTGCGGGCCTGCCAGGTCGTACTGGAGATCCTGTCCGCCGAAGCCCGGAAAAGCGCGCATGAGCAGATGCTCTGCCAGCTCATGGAAGGCGGACTGCAGACGCTCGAGAAGATGGACTCGAGAGAGAAGATCGCCCGCGTCCGGATCGTCAGTGCCTTTCCCCTAGAGAGCGGGCTGCGCGCCAAGATCGAAGAAACCGTGCAGAAAAAACTGGGGCACCTGCCCGAAATCGCTGAGGTCGTCGATGAGAAACTCGTCGCGGGGCTGCGCATCGAATTGGGCCATCTGGTTCTGGAGGGTTCCCTGGCCTCACGCGTGAAGGAGTATCTGAAAAATGCCGCTTAATCCGGCCCGTTCTGCCCAACCGGGAAACGTTTTTGACGTGAGAGAAGTAGGTCGCGTCACGACCGTCAAGGAATTCATCGTCGAGGCCGAAGGCCTGCCTTCCTGCCTGAACGGCCAGAAGGTCGAATTCGAGAACGGCGACGTCGGCATGGTCATGGGCTTCAGCGAAAGCAAGGTGAAGATCCTGGGATTCGGCAATAAATCCGAACTGCACGCGGGCGACCAGGTGTATTCCAGGGGAGAGCCCTTTCACACGCCCGTGGGTGACGCATTTTTGGGGAGAATCATAACGAGCCTCGGAAAGCCGTTTGACGAACGCGAGGCGCCTCAGGCCGACAATTCTTTTCCCATCTTCAAGGACGCGCCCGGCGTCATGGACCGCAAGCCGCTTTCCGACCCGCTCGAGACGGGGCTGCGTATCATCGACGCCGCGTTTCCTCTTGCCAAGGGACAGCGGCAGCTCATCATCGGCGACCAGATGACGGGAAAGACCTCGATCATCACGGATACGATCCTGAACCAGAAGGGCAAAAACGTGATCTGCATTTACTGCGCGATCGGACAAAGCCGGTCGTCGTTCCTCAAGGTGCTGCGGCTTCTGCGGGAAAAAGGCGCCATGGATTATACGGTCGTCTATGCGGGCATCGCTTCCGTGCCTTTGGGCGAACAGTACCTCGCCCCGTATTCGGCCTGCGCGCTCGCGGAATATTTCGCGTCCAAGGGCCGCGATGTCTTCGTGGCCTTCGACGACCTGGGAAAGCACGCCTGGGCCTACCGCCAGCTTTCGCTGCTCTTGCAGCGTTCTCCCGGCCGCGAGGCGTATCCGGGCGACATCTTCTACATCCATTCGCAGCTCCTCGAACGGGCGGGGAAATTCGTGAGTGACCTGGGCGGCGGCACGATCAGTTTCTTTCCGGTCGTGGCGACGATCCAGGGCGACATCACCGGCTATATCCAGACGAACCTGATTTCGATCACCGACGGCCAAATTTATCTGAACACGAACCTTTTTCAAAAAGGCTTCCGGCCGGCCATCGACTTCGGACTCTCGGTTTCCCGTATCGGCAACCGCGCGCAGACCGAAGCGCTCCGGGAGATGAGCGGGAAACTCAGGCTGGAGTACCTTCAGTTCCAGGAATTGCAGCGGATGACCACGATGAAGGCGGATCTTTCCGACTCCGCCGAACAAAGGCTGCGGCGCGGCGAACTCATGAACCAGCTTTTCGTGCAGCCGAACACCAAGCCGTCGCCGCTTGCCGAGCAGCTCCTCTTTCTCTATGGGCTGCGTTCGGGCATTCTCGAGCAAAAGCCGCAGGACTGGCTCCGTTTCCGGGACAACGTGTTTGCGTGGATGCGCCA contains:
- a CDS encoding F0F1 ATP synthase subunit delta, translating into MPFVGTFLFLLIFCGGLLFIMNRVLNTQAHQVTRQLMTISEEQDKKITELQKQAKDNELKAAQLINEARQEAERVKKEAREKADMILDQMQQQGRTEAEHIVSEAVKTRDAMRQEMVQQMEKKVVVRACQVVLEILSAEARKSAHEQMLCQLMEGGLQTLEKMDSREKIARVRIVSAFPLESGLRAKIEETVQKKLGHLPEIAEVVDEKLVAGLRIELGHLVLEGSLASRVKEYLKNAA
- the atpA gene encoding F0F1 ATP synthase subunit alpha, giving the protein MREVGRVTTVKEFIVEAEGLPSCLNGQKVEFENGDVGMVMGFSESKVKILGFGNKSELHAGDQVYSRGEPFHTPVGDAFLGRIITSLGKPFDEREAPQADNSFPIFKDAPGVMDRKPLSDPLETGLRIIDAAFPLAKGQRQLIIGDQMTGKTSIITDTILNQKGKNVICIYCAIGQSRSSFLKVLRLLREKGAMDYTVVYAGIASVPLGEQYLAPYSACALAEYFASKGRDVFVAFDDLGKHAWAYRQLSLLLQRSPGREAYPGDIFYIHSQLLERAGKFVSDLGGGTISFFPVVATIQGDITGYIQTNLISITDGQIYLNTNLFQKGFRPAIDFGLSVSRIGNRAQTEALREMSGKLRLEYLQFQELQRMTTMKADLSDSAEQRLRRGELMNQLFVQPNTKPSPLAEQLLFLYGLRSGILEQKPQDWLRFRDNVFAWMRQHYPGILEEIGAKKKWDDALKQNVDEAFKRFFSPGGAA